Within Sulfurimonas sp. hsl 1-7, the genomic segment TAGCGCTTTTTTAGTAAAAATTAAGTATTATCTAACATAATTAATAATTTTGGATAGATAATGCAAGTAAACATACCCCTTAAACAAGTAATAGACAACTCTTACTCAATCACAATTGATCAATTACCGCAAATTGAATTAGATACAAAAGTAGCGATTGTTACCAATCCAAAGGTAGCAGGATTACACCTTTCGTACCTTCTTTCAAAGATCTCTGCAAAAGAGTTATATATCATCACGGTTCCAGACGGTGAAGAGTATAAAAATCAAGCAAGTATAGATACTATTTTAGAATCACTTTTTAACCACCGTTTCAACAGAAAATCGATGTTAATAGCTTTTGGCGGTGGTGTTATTGGAGATATGGTTGGTTATGCAGCGAGTATCTACCAAAGAGGGATCGATTTTATTCAGATTCCTACAACACTTTTATCTCAAGTTGATGCAAGTGTAGGCGGAAAAACAGGTATGAATAATAAATACGGTAAAAACCTTGTAGGTGCTTTTCACCAACCAAAAGCGGTTTATATCGATCCTCACTTTTTAACTACACTTCCAAGTCGTGAATTTGGTGCAGGTGTTGCCGAGATAGTGAAGATGGCAGTAACGTTTAATAAAGAGTTTTTTGAGTATCTGGAGAGTGCTGATCTTAAAGATCCTAAAGTACTGCAAGAGGCAATTAAGCAGGCAGTAGAGACGAAAGCTTCGGTAGTAGCT encodes:
- the aroB gene encoding 3-dehydroquinate synthase, with the protein product MQVNIPLKQVIDNSYSITIDQLPQIELDTKVAIVTNPKVAGLHLSYLLSKISAKELYIITVPDGEEYKNQASIDTILESLFNHRFNRKSMLIAFGGGVIGDMVGYAASIYQRGIDFIQIPTTLLSQVDASVGGKTGMNNKYGKNLVGAFHQPKAVYIDPHFLTTLPSREFGAGVAEIVKMAVTFNKEFFEYLESADLKDPKVLQEAIKQAVETKASVVAQDEKERGLRAALNYGHTFGHVIENETQYKTYLHGEAVAIGIIMANQLAIKLGLMSEDEALRVANVLKKYNLPTSYPISNTEAFYETFFLDKKSSDANITFILADGIGGVQMLDDIAKETVVAVLEQFGAR